In the Hordeum vulgare subsp. vulgare chromosome 7H, MorexV3_pseudomolecules_assembly, whole genome shotgun sequence genome, one interval contains:
- the LOC123409740 gene encoding BTB/POZ and MATH domain-containing protein 1-like isoform X2 translates to MSFAGVSVIANGNLLKSSTSPATAGASGYHLLVVEGHSQTSNMPQGKVLVSRYFTVGGHRWLIFYYPNGKDNLHNTGFISLGLSLHTEEEPAAAEPVKALADFTFVDDTDKQMPECMHGDKIFEFTGNTVRRQDMEISKHLKDDSFTIRCDVMVLSQTCNTSAFIIVPPCDMQRNFTDLLLSGNGSDVAFQVGGETFAAHRCILAARSAVFRAALFGTMYEGTSKVVQVDDMDAAVFKAMLGFIYGGSLPTPGTYENEGVLLQHLLIAADRYDLPRLRAMCEKKLCEHLDMSTATTILMLAEQHGCNGLKKACCEFLQYPDNLRAVVATDGFDHLCRSCPSLMKDMILGVLPAK, encoded by the coding sequence ATGTCGTTCGCTGGTGTATCGGTCATCGCTAATGGCAATCTCCTGAAAAGTTCAACCTCCCCGGCAACCGCCGGTGCTAGTGGGTACCATTTGCTTGTGGTCGAAGGCCACTCACAGACCAGCAACATGCCACAGGGCAAAGTCTTGGTGTCCCGCTACTTCACAGTCGGAGGCCATCGCTGGCTCATCTTTTACTACCCGAATGGCAAAGATAACCTGCACAACACCGGCTTCATATCACTTGGCCTTTCCCTGCACACTGAAGAGGAACCCGCTGCAGCAGAGCCCGTGAAGGCGCTGGCCGACTTCACTTTTGTTGACGACACCGACAAGCAAATGCCGGAATGTATGCATGGTGACAAAATATTCGAATTCACAGGGAACACCGTGAGAAGGCAGGACATGGAGATATCCAAGCACCTCAAGGACGACAGCTTCACCATCCGGTGTGACGTCATGGTCCTAAGTCAGACATGCAATACCTCTGCTTTCATCATTGTGCCGCCGTGTGACATGCAACGGAATTTCACCGACCTTCTCCTGTCTGGGAATGGCTCTGATGTGGCTTTCCAGGTCGGTGGCGAGACGTTCGCCGCCCACCGGTGCATCCTCGCTGCCCGATCGGCTGTGTTCAGAGCGGCACTCTTTGGCACCATGTACGAAGGCACGTCGAAGGTGGTACAGGTAGATGACATGGACGCGGCGGTGTTCAAGGCGATGCTAGGGTTCATCTATGGCGGCTCGCTGCCTACACCGGGTACCTATGAGAACGAAGGCGTCCTTCTCCAGCACCTGCTCATTGCAGCGGACAGGTATGACCTCCCAAGACTCAGGGCGATGTGCGAGAAGAAGCTGTGCGAGCACCTCGATATGAGCACGGCAACGACCATCCTGATGCTTGCCGAGCAGCACGGCTGCAATGGGCTGAAGAAGGCATGTTGTGAATTCCTCCAGTATCCGGACAACCTGAGGGCGGTGGTGGCCACCGATGGCTTTGATCACTTGTGCAGGAGCTGCCCCTCTCTTATGAAGGACATGATCCTTGGAGTGTTGCCGGCTAAGTAG
- the LOC123411052 gene encoding uncharacterized protein LOC123411052 — MAPSFGRSISFPLSPARVSRARAAAYHVRSVSLPCHSHPLLSHLATQISAVRAWIAAPTSPSTGLARLDALHAALAELLLLPEARAALQSGSNTADCLLDGFLNLADAHGAFQESLLELRAHAAEAKAALRRHDDNRLASAVRSLRRTEKDLARLAASVRVAAKFPTPSASTSAAEVEVSGVLAEAVATAACASAAVFASVEAVSSAATSKKTTAASSLRALVMRAKASSDEDKEVAALERLEEVEACAAEIESGSDKVFRSILHTRVALLNIQTQTCC, encoded by the coding sequence ATGGCGCCCAGCTTCGGCCGCTCCATCTCCTTCCCGCTCAGCCCGGCGCGCGTCTCCAGGGCCCGCGCCGCGGCCTACCACGTCCGCTCCGTCTCCCTCCCCTGCCACTCCCACCCGCTCCTCTCCCACCTCGCCACCCAAATCTCCGCCGTCCGCGCCTGGATCGCCGCCCCCACCTCGCCGTCCACCGGCCTCGCCCGCCTCGACGCGCTCCACGCCGCGCTCGCCGAGCTCCTGCTCCTCCCAGAAGCCCGCGCCGCGCTGCAGAGCGGGTCCAACACCGCCGACTGCCTCCTCGACGGCTTCCTGAACCTCGCCGACGCACACGGCGCGTTCCAGGAGTCGCTCCTCGAGCTCCGCGCCCACGCCGCCGAGGCGAAGGCCGCGCTCCGCCGCCACGACGACAACAGGCTAGCGTCCGCGGTCCGGTCCCTGCGCCGGACCGAGAAGGACCTGGCTCGCCTCGCCGCCTCCGTGCGCGTGGCTGCCAAGTTCCCCACGCCCTCCGCGTCCACCAGCGCAGCCGAAGTCGAGGTGTCCGGGGTGCTCGCCGAGGCCGTGGCCACCGCGGCGTGCGCGTCCGCCGCCGTGTTCGCCTCCGTGGAGGCCGTGTCATCCGCTGCCACATCCAAGAAGACGACCGCGGCATCCTCGCTCAGGGCTCTGGTCATGCGGGCCAAGGCCTCCTCCGACGAGGACAAGGAGGTGGCCGCCCTGGAGAGGCTGGAGGAGGTCGAGGCGTGCGCCGCCGAGATCGAGAGCGGCAGCGACAAGGTGTTCCGGAGCATCCTGCACACCAGGGTGGCGCTCCTCAACATCCAGACCCAGACCTGCTGTTGA
- the LOC123409740 gene encoding BTB/POZ and MATH domain-containing protein 1-like isoform X1, with protein MSFAGVSVIANGNLLKSSTSPATAGASGYHLLVVEGHSQTSNMPQGKVLVSRYFTVGGHRWLIFYYPNGKDNLHNTGFISLGLSLHTEEEPAAAEPVKALADFTFVDDTDKQMPECMHGDKIFEFTGNTVRRQDMEISKHLKDDSFTIRCDVMVLSQTCNTSAFIIVPPCDMQRNFTDLLLSGNGSDVAFQVGGETFAAHRCILAARSAVFRAALFGTMYEGTSKVVQVDDMDAAVFKAMLGFIYGGSLPTPGTYENEGVLLQHLLIAADRYDLPRLRAMCEKKLCEHLDMSTATTILMLAEQHGCNGLKKACCEFLQYPDNLRAVVATDGFDHLCRSCPSLMKDMILGVLPAKRKRE; from the exons ATGTCGTTCGCTGGTGTATCGGTCATCGCTAATGGCAATCTCCTGAAAAGTTCAACCTCCCCGGCAACCGCCGGTGCTAGTGGGTACCATTTGCTTGTGGTCGAAGGCCACTCACAGACCAGCAACATGCCACAGGGCAAAGTCTTGGTGTCCCGCTACTTCACAGTCGGAGGCCATCGCTGGCTCATCTTTTACTACCCGAATGGCAAAGATAACCTGCACAACACCGGCTTCATATCACTTGGCCTTTCCCTGCACACTGAAGAGGAACCCGCTGCAGCAGAGCCCGTGAAGGCGCTGGCCGACTTCACTTTTGTTGACGACACCGACAAGCAAATGCCGGAATGTATGCATGGTGACAAAATATTCGAATTCACAGGGAACACCGTGAGAAGGCAGGACATGGAGATATCCAAGCACCTCAAGGACGACAGCTTCACCATCCGGTGTGACGTCATGGTCCTAAGTCAGACATGCAATACCTCTGCTTTCATCATTGTGCCGCCGTGTGACATGCAACGGAATTTCACCGACCTTCTCCTGTCTGGGAATGGCTCTGATGTGGCTTTCCAGGTCGGTGGCGAGACGTTCGCCGCCCACCGGTGCATCCTCGCTGCCCGATCGGCTGTGTTCAGAGCGGCACTCTTTGGCACCATGTACGAAGGCACGTCGAAGGTGGTACAGGTAGATGACATGGACGCGGCGGTGTTCAAGGCGATGCTAGGGTTCATCTATGGCGGCTCGCTGCCTACACCGGGTACCTATGAGAACGAAGGCGTCCTTCTCCAGCACCTGCTCATTGCAGCGGACAGGTATGACCTCCCAAGACTCAGGGCGATGTGCGAGAAGAAGCTGTGCGAGCACCTCGATATGAGCACGGCAACGACCATCCTGATGCTTGCCGAGCAGCACGGCTGCAATGGGCTGAAGAAGGCATGTTGTGAATTCCTCCAGTATCCGGACAACCTGAGGGCGGTGGTGGCCACCGATGGCTTTGATCACTTGTGCAGGAGCTGCCCCTCTCTTATGAAGGACATGATCCTTGGAGTGTTGCCGGCTAA AAGGAAAAGGGAATGA